A genomic window from Excalfactoria chinensis isolate bCotChi1 chromosome 18, bCotChi1.hap2, whole genome shotgun sequence includes:
- the LOC140260491 gene encoding uncharacterized protein, whose product MRCGALALALLCALPLGAAGLELPETGSGLQADEVNLLDKMTAHAQDLSNVSFSYNEANCSTLQIGQYSTLSIPTQEVFGDRFADELSVLMKLRYSLQEDTSLVTILSHQSHVLFQIRVSPYGLVFVTTRRRHYEFPISLLSDGRWHRVALSISQESLELHVDCRLVERASWPGYLGMGVSTEGLLVIGGLVESFEIPFEGALQQLTFVMGDAAAAGEHCRSHAVTCARSSGISPPPRDHSATWPKDSKHSHSDLTLDPPWTWEDAQETLRLHPDGNAQTLFSAAEVPTAEEQEEEEGSLSIEDEGFELLNSTYNKITGPGRPGISRSRPRIIGIPTKKEQASNPGQEENITTEKLKGNADSRLHLPPIKPGGATKSIASSKASPLTHQAAAPKGSSGMAAGDPEHPHTPLGHPISPSVHGYGAHVKPGPPGLPGPPGLPGCPGRRGLVGPKGDKGHAGAMGRMGPPGDPGPTGIPGIPTVVLWRNSREDWLSFMQSSFYQLLHAGWPRKPGAPGPPGHPGKAGMPGLGGEPGEPGQKGQRGYMGKPGLQGWPGRAGQPGLDGSPGLGGKPGLYGLPGEQGLQGFRGDRGLAGEKGEEGFLGDPGPPGERGEKGMKGVKGESGLPGPAGAHGMAGLKGAMGFQGPAGPEGEGGSVGASGPAGPMGQPGQPGSVGCQGVNGSQGEMGPPGLPGPHGPKGPQGLQGQRGPPGLGGMQGSAGMEGSSGPKGDAGTEGIPGMRGQPGQEGPVGFIGLPGSKGIQGEKGCRGPSGAKGDLGAKGSKGLHGAPGAAGPPGLRGQMGSLGFPGARGAVGPQGSEGEEGQMGPVGLNSSEGPKGGRGPDGPKGMPGPRGARGRGGQRGLVGVPGAPGSKGVPGAEGTEGKPGIQGPPGAVGSPGRMGAPGFVGVQGGRGHAGPPGPTGPQGKPGADGDQGCMGPKGLPGKPGLEGPQGPVGMYGYPGLAGDRGKPGHRGDKGEAGARGLPGFPGKAGPKAPPGPPGSRGAPGSQGRAGEPGPRGLPGLPGAPGVRGLHGKPGKPGLAGEMGAPGAAGAAGPPGYPGQEGLRGPEGPSGMRGEQGVLGDPGEVGISGLDGEQGPPGPVGAEGQPGLKGQQGDAGPRGAPGVSGACGERGERGPAGLPGVPGQQGKEGDVGDAGELGEPGLWGRKGDVGPQGLPGVPGLGAAPGEAGEKGRKGEKGQEGLLGQVGVRGAAGPVGARGRSGGTGLRGPPGLHGLEGMKGDAGPCGRDGAAGAAGLEGPAGEDGAKGDRGHPGPVGSVGARGQPGGRGFKGYIGHRGAGGAAGTRGQPGRKGPLGPPGNVGVPGTGGIEGLMGSKGEPGTVGEPGHTGSPGQAGPQGQKGHKGEKGDVGQEGPEGAPGEVGRRGKRGKVGHRAPRGPRGPKGHQGDEGLAGPQGLQGLYGIPGLKGFRGDPGHKGPKGEKGSRGHLGQPGDDGFKGKHGPQGTPGRPGPKGEQGDTGPPGPRGLPGLPGKLGLSGQKGLKGFPGHPGSRGKPGPPGLAGPPGPSGPALMLSEEELWHLIYPADCLNRTTVLALLDNLSRELRALVEHPDGTKDKPAATCKELLLAHPNLPDGHYYIDPNQGSPQDALVAFCNFTAGGETCIPPVHNQVPIKAWLNSYTSTYTFEWFSALPGGFMLEYTGASVVQLRFLRLHSHRAAQKVSYSCRPTPHHRQPQKEIRFLADTREQSYMATLQGCLLDNDSSITDTIFHFATEELALLPLRDLAVFHNGDASHQFGFTIGPVCFS is encoded by the exons ATGCGCTGCGGGGCGCTGGCTCTGGCGCTGCTCTGCGCGTTGCCCCTGGGAGCGGCGGGGCTGGAGCTTCCCGAAACGggctcagggctgcaggcag ATGAAGTGAACCTGCTGGACAAAATGACTGCCCATGCACAGGACCTCAGCAACGTTTCCTTCAGCTACAATGAGGCCAAttgcagcacactgcagatCGGGCAATACTCCACCCTCAGCATTCCTACACAGGAGGTGTTTGGGGACAG GTTTGCAGACGAGCTGAGTGTGCTGATGAAGCTCAGGTACTCACTGCAGGAGGACACCAGCCTGGTGACCATCCTGAGCCATCAGAGCCATGTGCTCTTCCAGATCCGGGTTAGCCCATATGGTTTGGTCTTTGTCACCACGAGGAGGAGGCACTATGA GTTCCCCATTTCCCTGCTCAGTGATGGGCGCTGGCACAGAGTTGCTCTCAGCATCTCCCAGGAGAGCCTGGAGCTGCACGTGGACTGTCGGCTGGTGGAGAGAGCCAGCTGGCCCGGCTACCTGGGGATGGGTGTGAGCACCGAGGGGCTGCTCGTCATCGGAGGTCTGGTGGAGTCCTTTGAGATCCCCTTTGAG ggtgctctgcagcagctgaccTTTGTGATGggggatgcagcagcagctggtgagcATTGCCGCAGCCACGCCGTGACATGTGCACGCTCCTCTGGCATCAGTCCTCCTCCGAGGGACCACTCTGCAACATGGCCAAAG gaTTCCAAGCACTCCCATTCAGATTTGACCTTGGACCCACCTTGGACATGGGAGGATGCCCAGGAGACCCTTAGACTGCATCCAGATGGGAATGCTCAGActttgttctctgctgctgaggTGCCAACAGctgaagagcaggaggaagaagagggaagCCTTTCTATTGAGGACGAAGGCTTTGAGCTGTTGAACTCCACCTATAATAAAATCACTGGTCCTGGCAGGCCAGGAATCAGCAGGAGCAGACCACGGATCATTGGCATCCCCA CCAAGAAAGAGCAAGCCTCTAACCCTGGGCAGGAGGAGAATATCACCACGGAGAAGCTGAAGGGCAATGCAGACAGCCGCCTTCACCTCCCACCCATCAAACCTGGCGGTGCCACCAAGTCTATTGCCTCCTCCAAAGCGTCCCCATTGACACACCAGGCAGCTGCACCCAAGGGTTCctcagggatggctgcaggggATCCAGAGCATCCTCACACCCCCCTGGGGCACCCCATCTCACCATCAGTTCATGGATATGGGGCCCATGTGAAGCCAGGACCCCCAGGGCTGCCAGGACCCCCAGGGCTGCCA gGATGCCCTGGGAGACGTGGACTGGTGGGCCCCAAAGGAGACAAA gGTCACGCTGGAGCCATGGGGCGGATGGGACCCCCGGGTGACCCAGGTCCTACGGGCATCCCTGGCATCCCCACCGTTGTTCTCTGGAGGAACTCCCGTGAGGACTGGCTGAGCTTCATG CAATCATCCTTTTACCAGCTGCTGCACGCTGGCTGGCCG AGAAAACCCGGAGCTCCTGGCCCTCCAGGGCACCCAGGGAAAGCAGGCATGCCG GGGCTCGGTGGTGAGCCAGGAGAGCCAGGGCAGAAGGGCCAGCGGGGGTACATG GGCAagccagggctgcagggctggccaGGTCGTgcagggcagcctggtttggATGGGTCCCCCGGCCTGGGGGGCAAACCTGGGCTGTATGGGCTGCCTGGAGAGCAG gggctgcagggcttcCGTGGGGACCGGGGGCTGGCTggtgagaagggagaagag GGCTTCTTGGGTGACCCTGGACCTCCTGGGGAGAGAGGCGAGAAGGGAATGAAG GGGGTGAAAGGGGAGAGTGGCCTGCCTGGTCCTGCTGGGGCTCAC GGGATGGCAGGTCTGAAGGGTGCAATGGGCTTCCAGGGCCCTGCAGGGCCAGAG GGAGAAGGTGGTTCAGTGGGTGCCTCAGGCCCTGCTGGCCCCATG GGACAGCCAGGCCAGCCAGGCTCTGTTGGGTGCCAAGGAGTCAACGGCTCTCAG GGAGAGATGGGTCCTCCCGGCTTGCCTGGCCCCCATGGACCCAAA ggGCCACAGGGCTTGCAGGGGCAGCGTGGTCCCCCCGGCCTGGGGGGTATGCAG GGTTCTGCTGGGATGGAGGGGTCCTCTGGTCCCAAAGGAGACGCT GGCACAGAGGGGATCCCTGGAATGAGGGGCCAACCAGGACAGGAGGGACCTGTG GGGTTTATTGGCTTGCCAGGGTCCAAGGGCATCCAGGGAGAGAAG GGCTGCCGGGGTCCCAGTGGAGCCAAGGGAGACTTGGGAGCTAAAGGAAGCAAG GGTCTGCATGGAGCACCAGGAGCTGCGGGTCCCCCAGGGCTGCGGGGCCAGATGGGCTCACTGGGCTTCCCTGGAGCCCGTGGGGCAGTGGGACCCCAGGGATCTGAG ggaGAAGAAGGGCAGATGGGTCCGGTGGGGCTGAACAGCAGCGAAGGACCGAAG GGAGGCCGAGGACCTGATGGCCCGAAGGGAATGCCAGGACCGCGGGGTGCCAGG GGCCGTGGGGGCCAGCGTGGACTGGTTGGAGTCCCAGGAGCGCCT GGATCAAAAGGTGTCCCTGGAGCAGAAGGCACAGAAGGAAAGCCTGGTATACAG GGTCCCCccggggctgtgggcagcccagGCAGGATGGGAGCACCA GGCTTTGTTGGTGTGCAAGGGGGCAGAGGGCATGCAGGACCTCCTGGACCCACA GGGCCCCAAGGAAAACCTGGAGCTGATGGAGACCAGGGTTGCATGGGTCCAAAG GGTCTGCCTGGGAAACCTGGCTTGGAGGGACCTCAGGGGCCAGTCGGCATGTat GGCTACCCAGGACTGGCTGGTGACCGTGGGAAGCCAGGGCACAGGGGAGACAAG gGAGAAGCTGGAGCCCGAGGCCTGCCAGGATTCCCTGGAAAAGCTGGTCCCAAG GCCCCACCAGGCCCCCCTGGCTCACGAGGTGCTCCTGGCTCCCAG GGGAGAGCAGGAGAGCCGGGTCCTCGGGGGCTCCCAGGGCTGCCG GGAGCTCCTGGTGTGCGGGGGCTGCATGGCAAGCCTGGGAAGCCCGGATTAGCAGGGGAAATGGGGgcacctggagcagcaggggctgctggccCTCCTGGGTACCCG GGCCAAGAAGGTCTGAGAGGACCTGAGGGGCCTTCGGGGATGCGAGGCGAGCAG GGTGTGCTGGGGGATCCCGGGGAAGTTGGCATCAGTGGGCTGGATGGTGAGCAG GGACCACCAGGACCTGTGGGAGCTGAGGGGCAACCGGGGCTTAAGGGCCAGCAG GGTGATGCGGGACCTCGTGGAGCTCCGGGTGTCAGCGGTGCTTGTGGGGAGCGAGGGGAACGTGGgccagcagggctgccaggGGTGCCtgggcagcagggaaaggag GGGGATGTTGGTGatgctggagagctgggtgagCCGGGATTATGGGGACGAAAG GGAGATGTTGGCCCACAAGGCCTTCCTGGAGTGCCGGGACTGGGAGCTGCACCGGGGGaggctggagagaaaggtcgCAAAGGAGAGAAGGGCCAGGAGGGGCTGCTG GGCCAGGTTGGTGTCAGAGGTGCTGCAGGACCCGTCGGAGCCCGGGGACGCTCA GGTGGGACAGGCCTGCGAGGCCCTCCTGGGCTCCATGGTCTTGAAGGAATGAAG GGTGATGCAGGACCCTgcggcagggatggagctgctggagcagctgggctggag GGACCTGCAGGAGAGGATGGAGCAAAGGGAGACCGTGGCCATCCTGGCCCTGTG GGCTCAGTGGGTGCACGTGGGCAGCCGGGTGGCCGTGGCTTCAAGGGCTACATTGGACACCGAGGAGCCGGGGGTGCAGCAGGCACACGGGGGCAGCCGGGCCGAAAG GGTCCTCTGGGGCCTCCAGGCAATGTTGGAGTGCCAGGGACCGGTGGCATTGAG ggCCTCATGGGTAGCAAAGGGGAGCCAGGCACAGTGGGAGAACCAGGGCACACG GGCTCTCCAGGACAAGCTGGTCCCCAAGGGCAGAAAGGtcacaaaggagaaaag GGTGATGTGGGGCAGGAAGGGCCAGAAGGAGCTCCGGGAGAAGTTGGCAGACGG GGCAAGCGAGGCAAGGTGGGACACCGAGCCCCCAGGGGCCCCCGCGGACCCAAG GGCCATCAAGGTGACGAGGGGCTGGCAGGGCCCCAGGGACTACAAGGACTATAT GGCATCCCTGGGCTGAAGGGCTTCAGAGGAGATCCTGGACACAAAGGACCCAAG GGTGAGAAGGGCAGCAGGGGCCACCTGGGGCAGCCCGGGGATGATGGCTTCAAG GGCAAGCATGGACCCCAGGGCACTCCTGGGCGACCAGGACCCAAGGGAGAGCAG GGTGACACTGGCCCCCCTGGCCCACGGGGACTGCCTGGGCTCCCTGGGAAGCTG GGCTTGTCAGGACAGAAG GGACTGAAAGGTTTCCCGGGCCACCCAGGCTCCAGGGGCAAGCCAGGACCACCG GGGCTGGCTGGTCCCCCTGGTCCCAGCGGGCCAGCACTGATGTTATCTGAGGAGGAGCTATGG CACCTGATTTATCCCGCCGACTGCCTGAACCGGAccacagtgctggctctgctggaCAACCTGAGCCGTGAGCTGAGAGCGCTCGTTGAGCACCCAGATGGAACCAAGGACAAACCTGCAGCCacctgcaaggagctgctgctggcccaCCCCAACCTGCCCGATG GGCATTACTACATTGACCCCAACCAGGGAAGTCCCCAGGATGCCCTCGTGGCCTTCTGCAACTTCACAGCAGGGGGTGAGACCTGCATACCCCCCGTGCACAACCAG GTCCCCATCAAAGCCTGGCTGAACTCCTACACCTCTACATACACCTTTGAGTGGTTCAGTGCTCTGCCTGGGGGCTTCATG CTGGAGTACACAGGGGCCAGCGTGGTGCAGCTGCGCTTCTTGCGCCTTCACAGCCATAGGGCTGCCCAGAAGGTCTCCTATTCCTGCCGGCCCACTCCCCACCACCGACAGCCCCAGAAGGAAATCCGCTTCCTGGCTGACACCCGGGAACAGAGCTACATGGCcacactgcagggctgcctg CTGGACAACGACTCCTCCATCACTGACACCATCTTCCACTTTGCCACGGAGGagctggccctgctgcccctCCGGGACCTGGCTGTGTTCCACAATGGTGATGCCTCGCACCAGTTTGGGTTCACCATTGGCCCAGTCTGCTTCAGCTGA
- the SLC31A2 gene encoding protein SLC31A2 → MEMTFYFSDRLVLLFDFWSVHNPTGMVLSVLVILLLSVLYEVVKMGKAKVLRRALLAVPPSFSQDTLLGPNEGDSGDGGGGDSEDSGVQEREAVQGRWFQYHVVQTLLHVVQVVVGYTLMLAVMSYNAWIFLGVVAGSAICYFVVYPLLWDTERCWDVWCWQDVAGTGAVPCPVTAAASPVLSGSFIAVG, encoded by the exons ATGGAg ATGACCTTCTACTTCTCAGATAGGCTGGTGCTGCTCTTTGACTTCTGGAGCGTGCACAACCCCACAG GGATGGTGCTGTCTGTGCTGGTgatcctgctgctctctgtgctgtatGAAGTGGTGAAGATGGGCAAGGCCAAAGTGCTGAGACGGGCACTGCTGGCCGTGCCCCCCAGCTTCAGCCAGGACACACTGCTGGGACCCAATGAGGGGGACAGCGGGGATGGCGGCGGTGGGGACAGTGAGGACAGTGGTGTCCAGGAGcgtgaggctgtgcagggcag GTGGTTCCAGTACCATGTGGTCCAGACGCTGCTCCACGTGGTTCAGGTGGTGGTGGGCTACACACTGATGCTGGCTGTCATGTCCTACAACGCATGGATCTTCCTTGGGGTGGTTGCAGGCTCTGCCATCTGTTACTTTGTGGTGTACCCACTGCTCTGG gacaCAGAGCGATGCTGGGACGTGTGGTGCTGGCAGGATGTGGCTGGCACTGGGGCTGTCCCCTGccctgtcactgctgctgccagccctgtgctctcAGGGAGCTTTATAGCTGTGGGATGA